DNA from Salinispora arenicola:
GCGCGCCACGGTGGACAGCTGGCCATGATCGCCTGCCGCTCCGGACTGGTCGCCGACCTGCGGGCGTTGGGCCTGCCGGCCGGCGGGACCGTGTTGGTGCACGCCTCGCTGCGGCGGATCGGGCCCATCGCCGGTGGCCCGGTGACGGCGCTGGCCGCCCTGCGTGACGTACTCGGGCCAGCCGGGACGATCATGGTGCCCACCCAGACCGCAGGCAACTCGATCACGTCGCCGGCCTTCCGGTCCGCTACCGCAGGGATGACACCCTGCCAGGTAGCGGAGGCCGTGGCGCGCATCCCGCCGTTCGATCCGGCCACCAGCCCGGCGGAGGGCATGGGCGCGTTGGCCGAGACGGTGCGACGTACCCGCGGGGCACTGCGCAGCCGGCACCCGCACGTGTCGTTCGCCGCCCTCGGCCCGGCCGCCGCCGCCCTGACCGCCGTACACGATCTGGAGTGCCACCTGGGGGAGCGGTCGCCGCTCGGCTCCCTGTACGCGGCCGACGCCCTGATCCTGCTGGCCGGCGTCGACTGGGCGGCGTGCACCGCATTCCACCTCGCCGAGTACCGACTCGATCCGCCGCCGCCAGCACGTCCGTATCGCTGCTACCTCCGGACCGACGCGGATCGGCGGATTCAGCGCGAGTTCCTCGCCCCGGACCTGGACGACTCGGACTTTCCCCGGATCGGCGCCCGCCTCGACGCGCGGCCGGACGTGCGGTGCGGCCCGTTGGGCACCGGCATCGCCCGGTTGCTGCCGCTGCGGCTCGCCGTCGATGTCGCCGGGCAGTGGATGCGCCGGCACCGCGCCGGCCGGTGGCCCCCTCGACCGGGTGTGGCGGCGGAGGTGTCCTTGTCGGACGGGAGTGGTGGGTGACCGAGGATGAGTTCCGGGTGGATCCGCGCGCCCCCGTGTTCTTCCTGAGCTACGCCCGGGCCCGGCACCGGCCCGGTGAGCCGCCCCGGGACACCAACCAGAAGGTCTTCCAGCTCTACGTCGACCTCTCCGACCACGTGTCGGAACTGCTCGGTCTGCCGGCGGGCAGCACGGCCGGATTCCTTGACCGGGTGCTCGACGGTGGCCAGGTGTGGGCCGATGACCTGGCCTTCGCGGCCGGCAACTGCCAGGTGTTCATCCCGTTGGTCTCTCCGCAGTACCTGCGCAGCGTCTGGTGTGCCCGGGAGTGGAACGCGTTCGTGCGCCGCCGGCAGGTACGACGCCCGGATGCCCGGGCGACGCCGGGGGAGCAGCCGGTCATTCCGGTGAACTGGTCGGTGCTGGGCCGTCGCCGGGATCTGCCGGCGGCGATCCGTCGACGTCAGGTGTTCAGCCCGACCGGGCTGCCACCGGACATCGCCCCGCAGTACCAGCAGGAGGGCATCTACGGACTGCTCAGCCTGGGCCGCAACGGCAAGGACGCGTACGACGCGGTGGTGTGGCGGCTGGCGCAGCGGGTGGTGCGGGCGGTGGACACGCACTGGGTCGAGCCGTACGTTGCGGACATTGAGGAACTCGGTGACGGGTTCGAGGAGGCCGGGGATGAGCTGGACTGACCCCATCGGCTTCGGCGGCCGGGAAACCTACTTCTTCCTCAGCTACGCACATTCGGTGCCACTGTCGGCGGCGGCCCGCCCGGATACCGACTACTGGGTCACCCGGTTCTTCCAGGACCTGAACGCCGCCGTCGGGCGCGGCGCCGGCAACAGCGACCTCGACATCGGGTTCTTCGACGGGCTCGTGTCCCCAGGGGCGGACCTCAGACAGGTCCTCACCGACGCCCTCAGCCTCGCCCATGTGTTCGTCCCGCTCTACTCACCCAACTACTTCAGCAACGCCTGGGCGGTCGGCGAGCGGGCCGCCTTCCGGTCGCGGCTCAGTCGGCTGCAGCTCGGTGAGGCCGGCCGCCACGTCCTGCCGGTGCTGTGGATTCCCTTCCCGCCCTGGGACTACCGGCCGGAGCTGGCCGAGGCCCTCGACCTGCTCGGCGGTCCGGTCGAGTACGCGGAGAACGGGCTTCGGGCACTGTGCAAGATCAGCGCCTATCGGCGGCAGTACGACATGGTGCTGAGCGCCCTGGCGGAACGGATCATCGCGGTGGCCGAGGGAACACCGCTTGGCCGCTCCCGCGCTGCTCTGGTTGGTTCGGCCGCGGTCGACGATCCGGGTGATCCGGCGCTGGTCGTCGCTGTCCTCGCCGCGACCGGCGGGCGGCAGTGGCAGCCGTTCGCCGGGCGGCACGTGGTGCCCGCCGCGGACTACGTGGCCGCCACCGCGCAGCGGCTCGGGCTGCCCACCCGGGTGGTCGAGTTCGCCGGTGCCCGCGACCGTGCCCAGGAGAGCCCGACTGTCCTGCTCGTCGACGCTGCTCTCGGCGTGGCCGCCATCCGAGCCGCGGTCGTCGGCCTGCCGCGCTGGGTGGTTCCGCTGGTGGTCGCCGAGCCGGGCACCGGATCCGTCGGGCCCGACGAGGTCGGCACCGCGCTGCGCGACACCGGTTTGCCACAGGTGCGGCCGGTGTACGACGTGGACGAATTCGAACGCAGTGCGCCACTGTTGGTGATCGAGGCCCGTAAGCAGTTCCTCCGGCACGGCCCGCTGTACCCGCGGGAACGCCCGGGCACGCCCCGGCCGAGCCTGGGCCCGCCCGAACTGTCCGACCAGCGGCGACAAGGGGAAGACCGATGACGGAACAGCGCGACGGTCAGGTCGTCACCTTCTACTCGTACAAGGGCGGCACCGGACGCACGATGGCCCTGGCCAATACGGCCTGGATCCTCGCCGCGAACGGCCAGCGGGTCCTCGTCGCCGACTGGGACCTGGAGTCACCCGGCCTGCACCGGTTCTTTCTGCCGTTCCTCGACTCCGAGCAGGTCGCCTCCACCGGCGGCGTGATGGACCTGATCCTCGAGTACGAGTGGGCGAACCTGAAGCGGCGCCGGGAAGCCGAGGCCGCCGGGCGGGCGGAGGCGGCGGAGTCCCGGCCGAGTGACTGGCACCGCCACTTGGCCAAGGTGCAGAAGTACGCCTTCTCGGTGGGCTGGGAGTTCCCCGGCGGTGGCAGCCTCGACCTGTTGTTGGCCGGCCGGCACAATCCGGACTACGCCACCAGCGTGACCGGCCTGAACTGGGACAACTTCTACAACAGGCTGGGCGGAGCGTTCTTCTTCGACGCGCTGCGCGAGGACATGAAGCGCCACTACGACTGGACGTTGATCGACAGCCGCACCGGCATCAGCGACGTCGCCGAGATCTGCACCATCCACCTGCCGGATGTGCTGGTCGACTGTTTCACCCTGAGTGACCAGGGCATCGACGGGGCCGCCACGGTCGCCACCCGGGTCCGGGGCTACGAGGGGCGGCGGGCACGGCGGGTGCTGCCGGTGCCGATGCGGGTGGACGAGGGAGA
Protein-coding regions in this window:
- a CDS encoding aminoglycoside N(3)-acetyltransferase is translated as MIACRSGLVADLRALGLPAGGTVLVHASLRRIGPIAGGPVTALAALRDVLGPAGTIMVPTQTAGNSITSPAFRSATAGMTPCQVAEAVARIPPFDPATSPAEGMGALAETVRRTRGALRSRHPHVSFAALGPAAAALTAVHDLECHLGERSPLGSLYAADALILLAGVDWAACTAFHLAEYRLDPPPPARPYRCYLRTDADRRIQREFLAPDLDDSDFPRIGARLDARPDVRCGPLGTGIARLLPLRLAVDVAGQWMRRHRAGRWPPRPGVAAEVSLSDGSGG
- a CDS encoding TIR-like protein FxsC translates to MTEDEFRVDPRAPVFFLSYARARHRPGEPPRDTNQKVFQLYVDLSDHVSELLGLPAGSTAGFLDRVLDGGQVWADDLAFAAGNCQVFIPLVSPQYLRSVWCAREWNAFVRRRQVRRPDARATPGEQPVIPVNWSVLGRRRDLPAAIRRRQVFSPTGLPPDIAPQYQQEGIYGLLSLGRNGKDAYDAVVWRLAQRVVRAVDTHWVEPYVADIEELGDGFEEAGDELD
- a CDS encoding TIR-like protein FxsC, which produces MSWTDPIGFGGRETYFFLSYAHSVPLSAAARPDTDYWVTRFFQDLNAAVGRGAGNSDLDIGFFDGLVSPGADLRQVLTDALSLAHVFVPLYSPNYFSNAWAVGERAAFRSRLSRLQLGEAGRHVLPVLWIPFPPWDYRPELAEALDLLGGPVEYAENGLRALCKISAYRRQYDMVLSALAERIIAVAEGTPLGRSRAALVGSAAVDDPGDPALVVAVLAATGGRQWQPFAGRHVVPAADYVAATAQRLGLPTRVVEFAGARDRAQESPTVLLVDAALGVAAIRAAVVGLPRWVVPLVVAEPGTGSVGPDEVGTALRDTGLPQVRPVYDVDEFERSAPLLVIEARKQFLRHGPLYPRERPGTPRPSLGPPELSDQRRQGEDR